ACTGAACCGGAGAAGAATGTGGCGGGTGTGGTGCTGTTAGCTATCATGGAAAAGATGGACAACAAATTTGGCTTTGAAGTGGAGATCGAAAAACATATTAAGCCGGGTAGTGGACTTGGTTCAAGTGCAGCAAGCGCTGCAGGCGCTGCTGTTGCCGCCAATCAATTATTAGGAAATATTTTTTCAAATGATGAGCTTGTGCAGTTTGCAATGTTCGGTGAAAAACTGGCGAGTGGAGTAAAGCATGCGGATAATATTACGCCCTGCATTACAGGCGGCGTTACATTAATCCGTTCAATTCATCCATTAGATATTGTGCCGCTCAATTCACCTCCGTTGTTTGTTACAGTTGTGCATCCACAGATAGAAGTAAAGACAAGCGATGCAAGACAAATACTTCGCAAAGAAGTGTTGTTGAAAGATGCGATCAAGCAATGGGGGAATATTGCCGGACTTGTTGCTGGTTTTGAAAAAGGCGATACTGATCTCATCGGAAGAAGTCTGGAAGACGTGATCATTGAACCTGTGCGCAGTATTTTAATTCCCGGCTTCGATGAAATTAAAACAAGAAGTAAAGAAGCCGGTGCGTTAGGTGGTGGTATTTCCGGCAGCGGTCCTTCCATTTTTATGTTGAGTACAGAAGAAACAACTGCAAAGAATGTGGAAGCCATTATGCAGGAAGTATTTCATCGGTTGGGAATAGAATACAAAACATATGTAACCTCTATTTCTAAACAGGGAGTAGAAGTGATCAATGGTCAATAAGTAATTGGCAACAGTCAAATCAATTTTCAAATTCTCAAATTTTCAAATTGAAGTATTATAGTCTAAATAAACAATCACCCATCGCTTCGTTCAAAGAAGCAACTATTCTTGGGCAGGCACCGGATAAAGGATTGTATTTTCCCGAAAGTATTCCGCAGGTTGATAAAGATCTCATCAGCAATATCGAAAACATCAGCAATGAAGAAATTGCGTTTCGTGTTATCAAACCATACGTTGCAAACGAAATAAAAGATGATAAACTGTACCGCATCGTATCGGAAACAGTAAACTTTCCGATGCCGCTGGTAAAGGTTAATGACAATATTTCTTCGCTTGAATTATTTCACGGACCTACATTGGCATTTAAAGATGTTGGCGCAAGGTTTATGAGTCGTTGCCTTGGACAGTTTGTAAGAGGCGCTGATAAAAAAGTAACCGTACTTGTTGCGACCAGTGGCGATACAGGTGGTGCTGTTGCAAATGGTTTTTACAATGTGGAAGGAGTGGAGGTGGTGATCCTCTATCCAAGTGGTAAAGTAAGCAGTGTGCAGGAAAAACAATTAACCACACTTGGCAACAATATTCATGCACTCGAAGTAAACGGAACCTTTGATGATTGTCAGCAATTGGTGAAACAGGCTTTTACAGATACAGAA
The DNA window shown above is from Lacibacter sp. H375 and carries:
- a CDS encoding homoserine kinase; the protein is MKEVEVKCPATVANLVCGFDILGMALSEPYDLMKLRLIDEPEVYITNKDEYDLPTEPEKNVAGVVLLAIMEKMDNKFGFEVEIEKHIKPGSGLGSSAASAAGAAVAANQLLGNIFSNDELVQFAMFGEKLASGVKHADNITPCITGGVTLIRSIHPLDIVPLNSPPLFVTVVHPQIEVKTSDARQILRKEVLLKDAIKQWGNIAGLVAGFEKGDTDLIGRSLEDVIIEPVRSILIPGFDEIKTRSKEAGALGGGISGSGPSIFMLSTEETTAKNVEAIMQEVFHRLGIEYKTYVTSISKQGVEVINGQ